Proteins encoded together in one Neosynechococcus sphagnicola sy1 window:
- a CDS encoding NCS2 family permease, which produces MMLPVKLGAIAQGMAPEPAAELAWKAGLVACFGSGIIEFAGAWVGEYLQRLAPRAALLSTLGGIALTFIAIGFLFRTYAYPVVGLVPLGVILLSYFGRVRFGIPGGLLAVLLGMGLAWGTGLVSWDTTRLMAALDPIGVYVPQVWLGELWDARGTLVEYLSIILPMGLFNLVGSLQNLESAEAAGDRYPVAPCLATNGIGTVVAAICGSCFPTTIYIGHPGWKTMGARVGYSLLNGIIMGLLCLTGTIALLTYWVPVEAGMAIVLWIGIVIVAQSFTATPSHHAPAVVVGLLPGIAGWGALIAKNSLRAAGLGTPNQPFSPDLVALFKLSDTYIDGAFALEQGFIFSAMILAAITVYIIEQQFRQAAYWALAAAFLSWVGLMHAFKWTAADTVIDLGWGTGGAWAVGYGLMSILFFYAAWQSSRPSPSS; this is translated from the coding sequence GTGATGTTACCCGTCAAGCTCGGGGCGATCGCCCAAGGAATGGCTCCTGAGCCAGCGGCGGAATTGGCCTGGAAAGCAGGGCTGGTCGCTTGTTTCGGCTCCGGGATCATCGAGTTCGCGGGAGCTTGGGTGGGGGAATATCTGCAACGGTTAGCACCCCGGGCGGCTCTGCTCTCGACCTTGGGAGGCATTGCCCTCACCTTTATTGCCATTGGCTTTCTGTTTCGTACCTATGCGTATCCTGTGGTGGGTCTGGTACCCTTAGGGGTGATCCTGCTCAGCTATTTCGGGCGGGTGCGCTTTGGCATTCCGGGTGGGTTACTTGCGGTTCTCTTGGGGATGGGACTGGCTTGGGGAACAGGGCTGGTGAGTTGGGATACGACTCGCCTGATGGCCGCCCTCGATCCGATTGGGGTCTATGTACCACAAGTTTGGCTGGGAGAACTCTGGGATGCACGGGGAACGCTGGTGGAATACCTGAGCATCATTTTGCCCATGGGGTTATTTAACCTGGTGGGGAGCTTGCAAAACCTCGAAAGTGCCGAAGCAGCGGGCGATCGCTACCCAGTAGCTCCCTGTTTAGCCACGAATGGCATCGGTACCGTCGTTGCCGCCATCTGTGGCTCTTGTTTCCCGACCACAATTTATATTGGTCATCCCGGATGGAAAACCATGGGAGCGCGGGTAGGCTATTCCCTACTCAATGGCATCATTATGGGACTTCTCTGCTTGACAGGAACCATTGCCCTGCTCACCTATTGGGTGCCGGTGGAAGCAGGGATGGCGATCGTGTTGTGGATTGGGATTGTGATTGTTGCCCAGAGCTTCACCGCCACCCCCTCCCACCATGCCCCTGCTGTTGTGGTGGGGTTGTTGCCGGGAATTGCTGGCTGGGGAGCCTTGATTGCCAAAAATTCCCTGCGGGCAGCAGGGTTAGGAACCCCTAACCAGCCGTTTTCGCCGGATCTGGTAGCGCTGTTTAAGCTGAGTGATACCTATATTGACGGTGCCTTTGCCCTGGAACAGGGTTTTATTTTTTCGGCCATGATTTTAGCCGCGATCACGGTCTATATTATTGAACAGCAATTTCGTCAGGCTGCTTACTGGGCATTGGCGGCAGCGTTTCTGTCTTGGGTGGGGTTAATGCACGCCTTTAAGTGGACTGCTGCCGATACCGTTATTGACCTGGGATGGGGAACTGGGGGAGCCTGGGCGGTGGGCTATGGATTGATGTCAATTCTTTTTTTCTATGCCGCTTGGCAATCCAGCCGTCCGTCCCCATCGTCTTGA